The Catellatospora citrea DNA segment GCCCTGATCTGGATCAACTCGCCCGGCAACCCGCACGGCCGGGTCGCCGCCGAGGCCGAGCTGCGCGCCTGGATCGCGTACGCCCGCGCCACCGGAGCCGTGCTGGTCAGCGACGAGTGCTACCTGACCCTGCCGTGGACCGCGACGCCGGTCTCGGTGCTGTCGCTGTGCGACGGCGACTTCACCGGGGTGCTGGCGGTCCACTCGCTGTCCAAGCGGTCCAACCTGGCCGGCTACCGGGCCGGCTTCGTCGCCGGTGACCCCGACCTGGTCGGCGAGCTGCTGGCGGTGCGCAAGCACGCCGGCATGATCATGCCTGCGCCGGTGCAGGCCGCCATGATCGCGGCGCTGGCCGACGAGTCGCACGTGGACGAGCAGCGGGCCCGCTACGCCGCCCGCCGCGAGCTGCTGCGGGAGGCGCTGCTCGGCGCCGGGTTCACCATCGAGCACTCCGAGGCCGGGCTCTACCTGTGGGCGACCCGCGGCGAGGACTGCTGGGCGACCGTGGACGCGCTGGCCGAGCTGGGTGTGCTGGTCGCGCCGGGGGCGATCTACGGACCCGGCGGCGCGAAGCACGTGCGGGTCGCGCTGACCGCCACCGACGAGCGGGTGCGTACGGCAGTGGCGCGTCTCGCCTGATCGGTCAGGCCGCCGTGACCGGCACCTGCACCGCCCAGTAGAGCTGACCCTGCGGGCCGGTGAAAAGCAGCGCCACCAGCAGGTCCGAGGGCCGCACTCCGGCTTCCTCCCGGCTCGGCAGCCTGCCGACGAACCCCGTCGACGTCTCGACCGGCTTGATGGAGACCGCCATTCCCTCCGGGTACCGGGTCCCGGAGGCGCCGGCTTGGGTCGGGGTCAGCGCCGAAAGCCACGGGTATCGCTTCCAGGCGTTGCGCAGGCCTTCGCCGCCCCAGCCGCCGCCGTCCCTGCCGTAGAGCTGGGGCACGACCCGGTTGTAGCGCCTGTCGATAACGATGAGTTGGTAGCGGCCGCGCGTCGGCTGTCGTGGAACCGCCAGGTCGAGCCGTCCGAGGACGGTCCAGTTTCCATGAGGGCCGAGCTCGGACACTCCGAGGGCAGCGGCATCGGCCTCGAAGCGGTCCATGTCGGTGACCCGGACGGTGGCGACGGGGTGCACCGCTTCCGGCCCGTACGGCGGACGGTCTTGCCACACACCGAAGCCGACCGCTGCCACCGAGGCTGTCACCAGGACGATCGCGATGAACGGCACGAGACGTGGCCGGCGGCCCGGCGCGGACTCGCTCCACAGCGCCGCCGTCAGGAAGAGCATGCCGACTGCCAGACCGAAGCTGACGACGCCCGCCCAGTGCGACTGCTGGCCCTCCAGCTCGGCCCGCACCTGATCGACCTGGTGCAGCAGGCAGAGCATGGCGAGCACCAGGCCGACCGCGGTGACCGCGGCGACGGCGTGCGCCCGTGCCGCCAGGTCCACCGCGCGGGCCGTGTCGGCGAGCGGGCTGCGGCGCATGACGTGCTGCACCGTCGCGGTGACGAACACGCAGGTGACCAGCGCGCCCACGCCCCAGGCGACGATGTCCCCGGCGTCCCCGAGCCCCGAGGACACGGCCAGGACGGTGGAGATCAGCGCGAGGGCGGCGATGGCGGCGGGCGTGCGGCGCAGCCAAGCCGGGACCGTGACCTCCGCCTCGGTCCCGGTCGCGGTGCCCGCGGCCAGCTCAGCCGACGCCGCGCCGAGCAGCCACCCGGCCAGCACCGGCACGGTCAGGACGGCGAACCGCTGCTCGGGCAGCAGCCAGATCAGCGGGATCACGCCGCCGAGGAGGATGCCCCAGCTGCGTCGTCGCCGGATCAAGCGCAGATAGCGCTCGACGGAGGCGGCGCGCTCCGGAGTGAGGTCGAGCCCATGGCGGTTCGCGAAGCGCAGGATGC contains these protein-coding regions:
- the dapC gene encoding succinyldiaminopimelate transaminase, whose product is MSAGLPDFPWDLLEPSKRRAAAHPDGIVDLSIGTPVDPVPAVIRKALAEASDAPGYPLTAGTAELRQEITAWVARSCGAAPGFGVLPTIGSKELVAWLPTLLGVGAGDTVVIPEVCYPTYEVGVQLAGARVLRADTPPAGERPALIWINSPGNPHGRVAAEAELRAWIAYARATGAVLVSDECYLTLPWTATPVSVLSLCDGDFTGVLAVHSLSKRSNLAGYRAGFVAGDPDLVGELLAVRKHAGMIMPAPVQAAMIAALADESHVDEQRARYAARRELLREALLGAGFTIEHSEAGLYLWATRGEDCWATVDALAELGVLVAPGAIYGPGGAKHVRVALTATDERVRTAVARLA